One segment of Paenibacillus sp. FSL R7-0337 DNA contains the following:
- the glyS gene encoding glycine--tRNA ligase subunit beta, giving the protein MSKDILFEIGLEEIPARFIRAAMEQLKDRTAKWLEASRISHQGVSAYATPRRLAVLVKDAAERQEDVSEEVKGPSRKIALDASGEWSKAALGFARSQGATPEQFTFKELAGVEYIYVTKSSTGIETASLLSEGLAGIVSSMTFPKNMRWGAYDFKFVRPIRWMVALFGQEIIDLSITGVKAGNVSRGHRFLGEEAVITEPAAYVEALRSQHVLVDVKEREELILSGIHKLAEEKNWKIAIKEDLLEEVLFLVETPTVLFGTFDPAFLNIPQEVLITSMREHQRYFPVFGEDGKLLPFFVTVRNGNAVSLDVIAKGNEKVLRARLSDAKFFYEEDQKLQINDALAKLENIVYHEELGSVGDKVRRIRAIADRLAVKLELSSEAAAEVSRTADICKFDLVTQMVGEFPELQGTMGEDYARKAGETEQVSKAVFEHYQPRFAGDAVPSTQAGLVVSLADKIDTIVGCFSIGIIPTGSQDPYALRRQAAGIVQIVLEHQLSLSLKEIFAAALEVHGSSRAEKHFTPELRITLYEFFGLRVKRLLADNNVRYDVVDAALAAGFDDIVDVVSRSLALMNAVTDLADFKTTVDSLTRVSNLAAKAPEGVIIDPALLKEEAEQKLYATWQSIHEPYRAALASRHAAEALQILSGLEAAVTGFFDSVMVMAEDEAVRSTRLALLAGIHTDSKLFADFGKLVW; this is encoded by the coding sequence ATGTCTAAGGATATTCTGTTCGAGATCGGTCTGGAGGAAATCCCTGCACGCTTTATCCGGGCGGCGATGGAGCAACTGAAGGACAGAACGGCGAAATGGCTGGAGGCCTCACGGATCAGTCATCAGGGCGTCAGTGCATATGCAACACCGCGCCGCCTTGCCGTACTGGTGAAGGATGCCGCTGAGCGGCAGGAGGATGTAAGCGAAGAGGTTAAAGGACCGTCACGCAAAATCGCACTGGATGCCAGCGGCGAATGGAGCAAGGCTGCACTGGGCTTTGCCCGCAGTCAAGGAGCCACGCCGGAGCAATTCACGTTCAAGGAACTGGCAGGAGTTGAATACATCTATGTGACCAAGAGCAGCACCGGCATTGAGACAGCCTCACTTCTCTCTGAAGGCTTGGCTGGCATTGTCAGCAGCATGACCTTCCCGAAAAATATGCGTTGGGGCGCTTATGATTTCAAGTTCGTGCGTCCGATCCGCTGGATGGTGGCTCTCTTTGGCCAAGAGATCATTGACCTTTCGATTACCGGAGTCAAGGCTGGCAATGTGAGCCGTGGCCACCGTTTCCTTGGTGAAGAGGCTGTGATTACGGAGCCTGCTGCATACGTTGAAGCCCTGCGCAGCCAGCATGTGCTGGTGGATGTGAAGGAGCGCGAAGAACTGATTCTAAGCGGTATTCATAAGCTTGCGGAAGAGAAGAACTGGAAGATTGCGATCAAGGAGGATCTGCTGGAAGAGGTCCTGTTCCTGGTAGAGACGCCGACTGTGCTGTTCGGTACCTTTGATCCGGCCTTCCTGAATATTCCGCAGGAGGTGCTGATCACCTCGATGCGTGAGCATCAGCGTTACTTCCCGGTGTTTGGTGAAGACGGCAAGCTGTTGCCGTTCTTCGTAACGGTACGTAACGGGAACGCGGTATCGCTGGATGTCATCGCCAAGGGGAACGAGAAGGTGCTGCGCGCCCGCTTGTCGGATGCCAAATTCTTTTATGAAGAAGACCAGAAGCTACAGATTAACGATGCTCTGGCCAAGCTGGAGAATATCGTCTACCATGAAGAGCTGGGCAGTGTAGGGGACAAAGTGCGCCGTATCCGTGCCATCGCTGACCGCTTGGCTGTGAAGCTTGAGCTGTCTTCAGAGGCAGCTGCGGAAGTGAGCCGTACAGCGGATATTTGCAAATTCGATCTGGTGACCCAGATGGTAGGGGAATTCCCTGAACTGCAAGGCACGATGGGTGAGGATTATGCCCGTAAGGCCGGGGAAACAGAGCAGGTGTCCAAAGCGGTCTTCGAGCACTATCAGCCGCGCTTCGCCGGAGATGCCGTTCCTTCTACACAGGCAGGTCTTGTAGTCAGCCTTGCTGATAAAATCGATACGATTGTCGGCTGCTTCTCCATCGGAATTATTCCAACCGGCTCCCAGGACCCGTATGCTCTGCGCCGTCAGGCGGCAGGCATTGTCCAGATCGTGCTGGAGCATCAGCTGAGCCTAAGCCTGAAGGAGATTTTTGCAGCGGCACTGGAAGTACATGGAAGTTCCCGTGCAGAGAAACATTTCACCCCTGAACTGCGTATAACCCTGTATGAGTTCTTCGGTCTGCGTGTCAAACGTCTGTTAGCCGACAACAATGTACGCTATGATGTTGTGGATGCAGCGCTTGCGGCAGGCTTCGATGATATCGTTGATGTAGTAAGCAGAAGTCTGGCTTTGATGAATGCTGTAACCGATCTGGCTGATTTCAAAACCACTGTGGATTCACTGACCCGTGTCAGCAATCTGGCCGCCAAAGCTCCGGAAGGTGTAATTATCGACCCGGCCCTGCTTAAGGAAGAAGCGGAACAGAAGCTGTATGCGACTTGGCAGAGTATTCATGAGCCTTACCGCGCAGCCCTTGCTTCCAGACATGCCGCTGAAGCCCTGCAGATTCTGTCGGGACTTGAAG
- the glyQ gene encoding glycine--tRNA ligase subunit alpha → MNFQQMILTLQQFWAAQNCILVQPYDTEKGAGTMNPMTFLRSLGPEPWKVAYVEPSRRPSDGRYGENPNRLYQHHQFQVIIKPSPDNIQELYLDSLKALGVDPLLHDVRFVEDNWENPSLGCAGLGWEVWLDGMEITQFTYFQQVGGIEASPVAVEITYGMERLASYIQDKENVFDLEWVDGMTYGDVFHQPEVEHSTYTFEVSDVKMLFTLFNTYEEEARRAMENHLVFPAYDYVLKCSHTFNLLDARGAISVTERTGFITRVRNLARTVAATYLEEREKLGFPLLKKEGADHV, encoded by the coding sequence ATGAACTTTCAGCAGATGATTCTGACCCTGCAGCAATTCTGGGCCGCCCAGAACTGTATTCTCGTCCAGCCGTATGATACGGAAAAAGGGGCGGGCACGATGAACCCTATGACTTTTTTGCGTTCCCTGGGTCCGGAGCCGTGGAAGGTTGCCTATGTGGAGCCTTCACGCCGTCCGTCCGATGGCCGTTACGGGGAGAACCCTAACCGCCTGTATCAGCATCACCAATTCCAGGTGATCATTAAGCCGTCCCCGGACAATATTCAAGAGCTGTACTTGGACAGCCTGAAGGCACTGGGCGTAGATCCCCTGCTGCATGATGTGCGGTTTGTCGAAGACAACTGGGAGAATCCGTCCCTGGGCTGTGCGGGTCTCGGATGGGAAGTGTGGCTGGACGGTATGGAAATTACCCAGTTCACGTACTTCCAGCAGGTTGGTGGAATTGAAGCAAGTCCGGTAGCGGTGGAGATTACTTACGGGATGGAGCGTCTGGCCTCCTATATTCAGGATAAGGAAAATGTCTTTGACCTGGAGTGGGTAGACGGCATGACGTACGGAGATGTATTCCATCAGCCCGAAGTTGAGCATTCCACCTACACGTTTGAAGTCTCGGATGTCAAAATGCTGTTCACCCTGTTCAACACCTATGAAGAGGAAGCACGCCGGGCGATGGAGAATCATTTGGTTTTCCCGGCTTATGATTACGTGCTGAAATGCTCGCATACCTTCAACCTGCTGGATGCGCGCGGCGCGATCAGCGTAACGGAACGCACAGGCTTCATTACGAGAGTACGCAACTTGGCCCGCACCGTAGCGGCGACATATCTGGAGGAACGCGAGAAGCTGGGCTTCCCGCTGCTGAAGAAAGAAGGTGCTGACCATGTCTAA